A region of Chitinophagales bacterium DNA encodes the following proteins:
- the tatC gene encoding twin-arginine translocase subunit TatC, producing MGWLNTLIKKRSSDQAEMSFIDHLEELRWVILRSLIAIVVAGIFIFLNTKFIFDHIIFAPKNPDFWTFRVMCKLGSWVHMSSLCVQNFNVPVQNIDFSGQFMVSLQNAFTLGLVIVFPFVLWELWKFISPALYEQERQKIYGIVLSGSLLFYLGVVFGYFLIVPFTVFFLGTYQVSTEVKNTISLSSYIETVTGLSFACGLVFEFPLIIYLLAVIGVATHEILSGYRKYAVVFILLLSAVITPSPDMVSQTLVALPLYGLFEIGILISKKITNSRMARRLEAEKRSKENSG from the coding sequence ATGGGCTGGCTCAATACTTTAATAAAAAAGCGCAGCAGTGATCAGGCAGAGATGTCATTTATTGATCATCTGGAAGAATTGCGCTGGGTTATTTTGCGGTCTCTTATTGCTATAGTAGTTGCCGGTATTTTTATTTTTTTAAATACTAAATTTATTTTTGATCACATCATTTTTGCTCCTAAAAATCCTGACTTCTGGACCTTCAGGGTCATGTGCAAATTGGGAAGCTGGGTACATATGAGCAGCCTGTGTGTTCAAAATTTTAATGTGCCCGTTCAGAACATAGACTTTTCCGGGCAATTCATGGTTTCCCTGCAAAATGCTTTTACACTCGGGCTTGTGATCGTTTTTCCTTTTGTGCTATGGGAACTTTGGAAATTTATTAGCCCGGCTTTATATGAGCAGGAAAGGCAAAAAATATATGGTATTGTGCTGAGTGGATCCTTGCTGTTTTATCTCGGAGTAGTTTTCGGTTATTTCCTTATTGTTCCTTTTACAGTATTTTTCCTGGGCACTTATCAGGTAAGTACTGAAGTAAAAAATACGATCAGCCTTTCATCGTATATTGAAACCGTTACCGGATTAAGCTTTGCATGCGGGCTTGTCTTTGAATTCCCCCTGATTATTTATTTACTTGCTGTTATAGGAGTGGCAACCCACGAAATTTTATCGGGCTATAGAAAATATGCTGTTGTTTTTATTTTACTCCTTTCAGCTGTTATTACACCATCGCCAGATATGGTGAGTCAAACATTAGTTGCCCTGCCTTTATATGGATTGTTCGAGATTGGGATTCTTATTTCAAAAAAAATTACCAATAGCAGAATGGCCAGGCGGTTGGAAGCAGAAAAAAGAAGTAAAGAGAACTCAGGATAA
- a CDS encoding deoxyhypusine synthase family protein yields the protein MKRGPISEFMERQFLHFNSAALVDAAKGYEIHLNEGGKMMITLAGAMSTAELGISLAEMIRQDKVQIISCTGANIEEDVMNLVAHNHYERVPHYRDLTPADEWNLLENHFNRVTDTCIPEEEAFRRIQQHIYKIWMEAESSNQRFFPHEYMYHMLLSGVLEQYYQIDPKNSWVLAAAQKNLPIVVPGWEDSTMGNIFASYVIKNELKASTMKSGIEYMVWLAEWYRQNSDGKGIGFFQIGGGIAGDFPICVVPMMYQDLEWHDVPFWSYFCQISDSTTSFGSYSGAVPNEKITWGKLGIETPKFIIESDASIVAPLVFAWLLGW from the coding sequence ATGAAAAGAGGACCAATATCAGAATTTATGGAGAGGCAGTTTCTTCATTTTAATTCCGCTGCATTGGTGGATGCCGCAAAGGGTTATGAAATACATTTGAATGAAGGGGGAAAAATGATGATTACACTTGCCGGAGCAATGAGCACTGCAGAGCTGGGGATTTCGCTTGCAGAAATGATTCGTCAGGATAAGGTGCAGATTATATCGTGCACCGGAGCAAATATTGAAGAAGATGTGATGAACCTGGTAGCCCATAACCATTACGAGCGCGTACCGCATTATCGGGACCTTACTCCCGCTGATGAGTGGAACTTACTAGAAAATCATTTTAACAGGGTTACTGATACTTGCATTCCAGAAGAAGAGGCTTTTAGAAGGATACAACAGCATATTTATAAAATCTGGATGGAAGCGGAATCTTCTAATCAGCGTTTTTTCCCCCATGAATATATGTACCATATGTTGCTCAGTGGCGTGCTTGAACAATACTATCAAATTGATCCGAAGAATTCCTGGGTACTTGCGGCCGCACAAAAGAATCTCCCGATTGTAGTTCCCGGATGGGAAGATTCTACCATGGGAAATATTTTTGCGAGTTATGTTATTAAAAATGAGTTAAAAGCCTCGACCATGAAGTCCGGGATTGAATATATGGTTTGGCTTGCAGAATGGTACAGACAAAATTCAGATGGAAAAGGTATCGGATTTTTTCAGATCGGTGGTGGCATAGCCGGAGACTTCCCAATTTGTGTAGTACCCATGATGTACCAGGATCTCGAATGGCATGACGTTCCTTTCTGGAGTTATTTCTGCCAGATCTCAGATTCCACTACCAGCTTTGGCTCTTATAGCGGAGCTGTTCCCAATGAGAAGATTACATGGGGAAAACTAGGTATAGAAACTCCTAAGTTTATCATTGAATCGGATGCAAGCATTGTAGCACCGTTA
- a CDS encoding septal ring lytic transglycosylase RlpA family protein, whose protein sequence is MQKSLFVFSLLLVFADSFSQTLYTKNGIASYYANFFNGRKTANGEIFSNKTLTAAHRTLPFGTIVKVTNLENNRSIVVRINDRGPYFGGRIIDLSRAAADSLNILYQGWAKVLVEELPQEPPFLFYPAVLLTDSDALIFPDDWVGNWHGNLKSYSAKGLEQIIPVQLVIEPNIYFNRWILRLAYDTYSKTYELVKRGEGNDTYSIDEKNGIDIPSSVFGNHFISRFSLNGILFECTFNLITKKEMRIELFEGEYNRTWTTGNIIQTQDSVPEVGVFQVNTLQEAILYNKEK, encoded by the coding sequence ATGCAGAAATCACTTTTTGTTTTTAGTCTGTTGTTGGTTTTTGCTGATTCCTTTTCTCAAACACTATACACCAAAAATGGAATAGCATCATATTATGCTAATTTTTTTAACGGCCGAAAGACAGCGAACGGAGAAATTTTCTCTAACAAAACTTTAACTGCAGCACACCGGACATTACCTTTTGGAACCATTGTAAAGGTGACCAATCTGGAGAATAATAGATCCATTGTTGTACGAATTAATGATCGCGGCCCTTACTTTGGAGGAAGAATTATCGATCTTTCCAGAGCCGCGGCAGATTCTCTTAACATTTTATATCAGGGCTGGGCTAAAGTGCTTGTAGAGGAGCTGCCCCAGGAACCTCCGTTTCTTTTTTATCCAGCCGTATTATTAACCGATTCTGATGCTTTAATATTTCCCGATGACTGGGTTGGTAACTGGCACGGAAATTTGAAGTCTTATTCTGCAAAAGGATTAGAGCAGATAATACCTGTACAGCTTGTCATTGAACCAAACATTTATTTCAACAGATGGATTTTACGGCTCGCATACGATACGTATTCTAAAACATATGAATTAGTAAAGCGGGGTGAAGGCAATGACACGTACTCTATAGATGAAAAAAATGGAATTGATATACCAAGCTCTGTATTTGGAAACCATTTTATAAGCCGATTTAGCCTGAATGGAATCTTATTTGAATGCACCTTTAACCTGATCACGAAGAAGGAAATGCGCATTGAGCTTTTTGAAGGTGAATACAACCGTACATGGACTACAGGAAATATAATTCAAACTCAGGACTCAGTTCCTGAAGTAGGAGTATTTCAGGTAAATACTTTGCAGGAAGCAATCCTGTATAATAAAGAAAAATAA